A window of the Deltaproteobacteria bacterium genome harbors these coding sequences:
- a CDS encoding B12-binding domain-containing radical SAM protein, with protein sequence MTRIFIKDLVTQRQSEGEPQVRRSRTREDDAPDVTLINLNLMLINNAGRFDQQNYIPLGLLYIAAFLEREGYNVEFIDYQLFSHSREFDAALFCQAIGTPARLVGFSCMSNLLPFTIVCAEKLKESHPECKIVLGGVGPSPVAREIVEAFPFIDSVVEGEGELIMLDFLREDMVPLPSRRIVKNLDTLPLPAYSLLDFNHYDAAPSMITSRGCPYRCTFCTEPHNFGGVVRHRTIDSVIEELELVHSLSGCTLFLFQDDILPLNRSRFRKLFKAFDKLSFPLEWKCFSRVDLMDKDLMREMVDHGCMQIRYGIESGSNKTLKRIKKGFTIERAYKTAKESVQYFPSVHASFIWGYPFESMSEFERTLDWVSTFEDAGVTVLLFEYSPLPGSQLYKESEGKLKFSKETYSFFVVTGHEEISEDGFDAKPQSNPVYQLIKKHPQIFSGFYKYENTASYWKNERLEQYRLTGRTSARNEYDL encoded by the coding sequence ATGACGAGAATATTTATTAAGGACCTGGTAACTCAGAGGCAAAGTGAAGGGGAACCTCAGGTGAGGCGTTCCAGAACACGCGAGGATGATGCGCCTGACGTCACCCTGATTAACCTTAATCTGATGCTGATTAACAACGCCGGCCGTTTTGACCAGCAAAATTACATTCCTCTTGGTCTCTTGTACATTGCTGCCTTTCTGGAAAGGGAAGGTTACAATGTCGAGTTCATAGATTATCAATTGTTTTCTCATTCCAGAGAATTTGACGCCGCGCTATTTTGCCAAGCCATTGGCACCCCGGCCAGGCTTGTCGGCTTCAGCTGCATGTCAAACCTCCTCCCTTTCACCATCGTCTGTGCAGAAAAACTCAAGGAGTCTCACCCGGAGTGTAAAATCGTCCTGGGCGGCGTCGGCCCTTCGCCGGTTGCCCGGGAAATTGTTGAGGCCTTCCCATTTATTGACAGCGTCGTGGAAGGCGAGGGAGAACTCATTATGCTCGATTTCCTGCGGGAGGATATGGTTCCGCTTCCTTCCCGCCGCATCGTAAAAAATCTTGACACTCTCCCTCTGCCTGCTTACTCCTTACTGGATTTTAACCATTACGATGCTGCGCCCAGCATGATCACCTCACGCGGATGTCCCTACCGGTGTACCTTTTGCACTGAACCGCATAACTTTGGCGGGGTAGTGCGCCATCGCACCATTGATTCAGTCATTGAGGAACTGGAGCTTGTGCACTCGCTCTCAGGCTGTACCCTGTTTCTTTTTCAGGACGACATCCTGCCTCTTAACCGTTCACGCTTCAGAAAACTCTTCAAGGCCTTTGATAAGTTATCATTTCCCCTCGAGTGGAAATGTTTCTCAAGGGTAGATTTGATGGACAAAGACCTTATGCGGGAAATGGTTGACCATGGATGCATGCAGATCAGATATGGAATCGAATCCGGATCCAACAAGACGCTTAAGCGCATCAAGAAGGGATTTACGATTGAAAGAGCTTATAAGACTGCAAAAGAATCGGTTCAGTATTTCCCAAGCGTGCATGCTTCATTTATCTGGGGGTATCCATTTGAGAGTATGAGCGAATTTGAAAGGACCCTCGATTGGGTTTCAACATTCGAGGACGCCGGCGTGACAGTTCTTTTATTTGAATACAGCCCCCTGCCAGGCTCTCAACTTTACAAGGAATCTGAAGGGAAACTCAAATTTTCCAAGGAGACTTACTCCTTTTTTGTCGTAACCGGGCATGAGGAGATCAGTGAAGACGGGTTTGATGCAAAACCGCAGTCAAATCCGGTCTATCAGCTCATCAAGAAACATCCGCAAATATTTTCCGGATTTTATAAATATGAAAACACAGCCTCGTACTGGAAAAATGAACGATTGGAACAGTACAGGTTAACCGGACGAACCTCGGCCAGGAATGAATACGATCTCTAA
- a CDS encoding SDR family oxidoreductase, translating into MPAGIKKRVKNKIVLVTGGGTGIGRATARLFAKEGASIVLMGRRKAPLTRVCREISRMGGKALPITGDVTDEQSVHQVIQNALKGFKRIDILVNSAGVAGEAVPVHETTDEVWAELIDSNLTGSFRMIRAILPFFLEKRKGVIVNVASIAALVGLNHMAAYSAAKAGIVALTRCIAVEYGHLGIRCNCICPGTVETNMTRDYLAYPGRYQRLSSTNPLNRISRADEIAQGILYLGSDESSFVTGTILVVDGGYTAH; encoded by the coding sequence ATGCCAGCTGGAATAAAAAAAAGAGTAAAGAATAAAATCGTATTGGTCACGGGCGGTGGAACTGGAATCGGTCGGGCCACGGCGCGGCTTTTTGCAAAAGAAGGCGCATCCATTGTCTTGATGGGAAGAAGAAAGGCCCCGCTGACGCGTGTCTGCCGCGAAATTTCCAGAATGGGAGGAAAGGCCTTACCGATCACCGGAGACGTTACGGATGAGCAAAGCGTTCATCAGGTGATTCAAAACGCGCTCAAGGGATTCAAAAGAATTGATATTCTGGTGAACAGCGCCGGTGTGGCGGGTGAAGCCGTTCCAGTGCATGAAACCACGGATGAGGTGTGGGCGGAGCTAATTGACAGTAACCTCACCGGAAGCTTTCGTATGATTCGCGCCATTTTGCCTTTTTTTCTGGAAAAAAGGAAAGGGGTCATCGTCAATGTTGCTTCCATCGCCGCCCTGGTCGGTCTCAATCACATGGCCGCCTACAGTGCTGCCAAAGCCGGAATCGTGGCTCTGACGAGGTGTATCGCCGTGGAATACGGGCATCTGGGAATCAGGTGCAACTGCATCTGTCCAGGGACGGTGGAAACGAATATGACCAGAGATTATCTTGCCTATCCGGGCAGGTATCAGCGACTTTCCTCCACCAACCCGCTGAATCGAATCAGCCGGGCAGATGAGATCGCGCAGGGAATTCTGTATCTGGGCTCTGACGAATCTTCGTTCGTCACAGGCACGATTCTGGTGGTAGACGGGGGGTATACCGCGCATTAA